The following coding sequences lie in one Leptospira neocaledonica genomic window:
- a CDS encoding Cys-rich protein: MKKTILATLILLATVFTGLSSVSAQSQACNQICDFYTNCVEGQKKLSAADKQKVGAGCLNTCRKNYSAVTSCYETHSGQCTAFNSCLMDSYKGKK, from the coding sequence ATGAAAAAAACAATCCTCGCAACCTTAATCTTACTAGCTACGGTTTTCACCGGACTCTCCTCCGTTTCCGCTCAAAGCCAAGCATGCAATCAGATCTGTGATTTTTATACGAACTGTGTAGAAGGCCAAAAAAAGCTGAGTGCTGCTGATAAACAAAAAGTAGGAGCAGGTTGTTTAAATACCTGCCGTAAAAATTACTCTGCAGTTACTTCTTGTTACGAAACTCATTCAGGTCAATGTACAGCTTTTAATAGCTGCTTGATGGACAGTTATAAAGGGAAAAAATAA
- the thiH gene encoding 2-iminoacetate synthase ThiH, whose amino-acid sequence MYTELFDKISFSEAKERVLSKSKIDIESALHTSHSGKSLNFEEYLSLIHPTADSYLEEMAERALNWTKKRFGNTISLYMPMYLSNECRSSCIYCGFSFENKIPRKTLNESEIRAESEILASKGIRHVLILTGEDYSITNLEYLRSSVEILKSYFDSISIEIYPMDQEKYEVLIGGGVEGLVVYQETYDSETYSKVHLRGMKKNMRYRLDAPDRGGLAGFRRIGVGALLGLSDPYGEMFRLGEHAHYLSKKYWRTTIQISLPRMRPAEGEFDKTIFVSDREYVRFLFALRLFLPDSGLVQSTRESSRMRNHLAGMPITHMSVESRTDPGGYSGGEELKQFEIEDTRKIEEFTEMLKKKGLDPVFKDFDRAFFQVPDRIG is encoded by the coding sequence ATGTACACGGAGTTATTTGATAAAATCTCCTTCTCAGAAGCGAAGGAAAGAGTATTATCTAAATCTAAAATAGATATAGAGTCTGCGCTCCATACATCTCATTCCGGAAAATCTCTAAATTTCGAAGAATATCTCTCCTTAATACATCCGACTGCTGATTCTTATTTAGAAGAAATGGCGGAGCGTGCCCTCAATTGGACTAAAAAAAGATTCGGTAATACAATTTCTCTTTATATGCCGATGTATCTTTCCAATGAGTGCAGATCTTCCTGCATTTATTGTGGATTCAGTTTTGAAAATAAGATTCCCAGAAAAACTTTGAACGAATCTGAGATCCGAGCCGAGTCGGAGATTCTTGCGTCCAAAGGGATCAGGCATGTTCTTATCCTGACCGGAGAAGATTACTCTATCACAAATTTAGAATATTTGAGATCTTCAGTTGAGATCCTAAAATCGTATTTCGATTCTATCTCCATAGAAATTTATCCTATGGACCAGGAAAAATACGAGGTATTAATCGGAGGGGGAGTAGAAGGTTTAGTAGTCTACCAAGAGACCTACGATTCGGAAACATATTCTAAGGTTCATCTTCGCGGAATGAAGAAGAATATGAGATACAGATTGGATGCTCCAGACAGAGGAGGCCTTGCCGGATTCAGACGTATCGGAGTAGGTGCACTTCTTGGACTTTCAGATCCGTATGGAGAAATGTTTCGACTCGGAGAGCACGCACATTATCTTTCTAAAAAATATTGGAGAACTACGATCCAAATCTCTCTACCTAGGATGAGACCCGCAGAAGGTGAGTTTGATAAGACGATCTTTGTTTCTGATCGAGAGTATGTTCGATTTTTATTCGCACTTCGACTTTTTTTGCCGGATAGCGGACTTGTTCAATCCACAAGAGAATCCAGTCGGATGAGAAATCATCTGGCGGGAATGCCAATCACTCATATGTCTGTGGAATCCAGGACTGATCCCGGAGGTTATTCCGGCGGAGAAGAATTAAAACAATTTGAAATAGAAGATACTAGAAAGATCGAAGAATTTACGGAGATGTTAAAGAAGAAGGGACTGGACCCGGTCTTTAAAGATTTCGATCGGGCATTTTTTCAAGTACCCGATCGGATTGGTTAA
- a CDS encoding thiazole synthase, translating into MTESDDLIIAGRRFKSRLFLGTGKFSSGAALQQAIHSSETEVVTVALRRVDLSSPEDDILTKIDRERILLLPNTSGARDAEEAVRLARLSRELGGGNWVKLEVTPDPVYLLPDPIETLKAAQILVKEGFNVLPYINADPILCKHLEEAGCATVMPLGSPIGTNQGIRTLANLEIIIEQSNIPVVVDAGLGLPSHAAQAMELGADAVLVNTAIAIAKDPAKTAYAFKLATEAGRISRLYSNSGISASKQASASSPLTGFLEEESRNVHGVI; encoded by the coding sequence GTGACGGAATCCGACGATCTAATCATCGCAGGCAGAAGGTTCAAATCCAGACTGTTTTTAGGTACTGGTAAGTTCTCTTCCGGTGCTGCTCTACAACAAGCGATTCATTCTTCTGAAACGGAAGTAGTGACTGTTGCTCTACGTAGGGTGGATCTGTCTTCGCCTGAAGATGATATTCTAACTAAAATCGATCGGGAAAGAATATTACTTTTACCGAATACGAGCGGTGCAAGGGACGCAGAAGAAGCTGTCCGCCTCGCAAGACTTTCCAGAGAATTAGGCGGAGGCAATTGGGTAAAACTGGAAGTGACTCCGGATCCAGTTTACCTTCTTCCTGATCCTATTGAAACATTGAAGGCAGCACAGATCCTGGTAAAAGAAGGATTTAACGTTCTACCTTATATCAACGCAGATCCAATCCTTTGTAAACATTTAGAAGAAGCAGGTTGTGCTACAGTAATGCCTCTAGGTTCTCCGATCGGGACCAACCAAGGAATCCGCACCCTGGCAAATTTAGAAATTATCATAGAACAATCCAATATTCCGGTGGTAGTCGATGCAGGACTAGGACTACCTTCTCATGCAGCGCAAGCAATGGAGCTGGGAGCGGACGCAGTTCTTGTCAATACCGCAATCGCGATCGCAAAAGATCCGGCAAAAACAGCATATGCATTTAAACTCGCCACAGAAGCAGGAAGGATCTCCAGATTATATTCTAATTCAGGAATATCAGCATCCAAACAAGCGTCCGCCTCCAGTCCTCTTACAGGATTTTTAGAAGAAGAATCTAGAAATGTACACGGAGTTATTTGA